One genomic window of Candidatus Eisenbacteria bacterium includes the following:
- a CDS encoding polymer-forming cytoskeletal protein, with amino-acid sequence MFGFSFRKEGVIEGKLNCIVGEESTFKGDINVSGSVRIDGEFEGHIAATQSLLIGKTGIVKADVEVRDLMVAGVIVGNLKAVDRVELHTGARVDGDIETGSLVVDDGVVFNGRCFMHEAPQEVSTQPVG; translated from the coding sequence ATGTTCGGGTTTAGCTTTCGAAAGGAAGGGGTTATTGAGGGGAAGCTCAACTGCATCGTGGGGGAGGAATCAACGTTCAAAGGCGACATCAACGTGAGTGGAAGCGTGAGGATCGACGGCGAATTCGAAGGGCACATTGCCGCAACGCAATCCCTGCTGATTGGGAAGACGGGCATCGTCAAGGCCGACGTGGAGGTGAGAGACTTGATGGTAGCCGGTGTGATTGTAGGAAACCTGAAGGCCGTAGATAGGGTAGAACTACATACGGGGGCCAGGGTTGACGGCGATATAGAGACCGGTAGCCTTGTGGTGGACGATGGGGTCGTCTTTAACGGCAGATGTTTCATGCACGAAGCACCGCAGGAGGTGTCCACCCAGCCCGTTGGGTAG
- a CDS encoding M23 family metallopeptidase, giving the protein MGRFSIAIARLKSENTKLREERQKLALLEDELGRLRVLEGKLAALLGVEKKNVRGLTVSPASVFTQELTEQRASGGNAPTLWPVRGRVSRGFSNEPGGHKGIDIAVRGETPVRAAGNGLVEVAGQDAVFGNMVIVNHGSGISTLYGHNSKLSVTRGDSVKKGQTIAYSGSSGNSTAPHLHFEITRNGKQVDPLTFLSEQ; this is encoded by the coding sequence ATGGGGCGTTTCTCCATCGCAATAGCGCGGCTCAAGAGTGAAAACACAAAACTAAGAGAGGAGAGGCAAAAGCTCGCACTACTTGAGGACGAGCTCGGTCGTCTCAGGGTGCTCGAGGGCAAGCTTGCGGCCCTCCTCGGGGTGGAAAAGAAGAACGTCCGGGGGCTCACGGTGAGTCCCGCGAGCGTGTTCACGCAGGAGTTGACGGAACAGCGCGCTTCTGGGGGGAACGCGCCTACGCTGTGGCCCGTGCGAGGGAGGGTGTCGCGAGGTTTTTCGAATGAGCCGGGGGGACACAAGGGGATTGACATAGCAGTTCGGGGAGAAACACCCGTGAGGGCGGCAGGGAATGGATTGGTTGAGGTTGCGGGCCAGGATGCAGTCTTTGGCAACATGGTAATAGTCAACCACGGCTCGGGAATCAGCACTCTCTACGGACACAACTCAAAGCTGAGCGTAACGAGAGGTGACAGCGTCAAGAAGGGCCAGACAATCGCGTATTCGGGAAGCAGTGGCAACAGCACGGCACCGCACCTGCACTTTGAGATAACTCGCAACGGTAAACAGGTGGATCCGCTCACCTTCTTGAGCGAACAGTAG
- a CDS encoding DUF58 domain-containing protein, translated as MADQNERNFLDPLVVSKLSNLELRARLVVEGFIAGLHKSPYKGFSVEFAEHRQYMPGDPIKNIDWKVYARRDRFYVKEFEEETNLRAYLLLDCSASMGYSSGASVSKLNYACSLAAALSYLMLRQQDSVGLLTFTSQIRKYVPPRSAKGHLKVILAELNGLSAGDTTNVSRSLELLARRIRRRGLIILFSDLMDDQRAVLSGLKHFRHRKHEVIVFHLLDQSEIGFPFDEELAFVDMETHEEVIANARQIGARYKRSIERWTAEYRRQCHEHLVEYALLCTSTPYDVALTRYLEKRARLH; from the coding sequence ATGGCCGATCAAAACGAACGAAACTTCCTCGATCCGCTCGTCGTATCAAAGCTCTCCAATCTTGAACTGAGGGCGAGACTGGTCGTCGAGGGATTCATCGCGGGTCTGCACAAGAGTCCATACAAAGGCTTCAGCGTCGAGTTCGCCGAACACCGGCAGTACATGCCGGGCGACCCCATAAAGAATATCGACTGGAAGGTCTATGCACGGAGAGATCGCTTCTACGTAAAGGAATTTGAAGAGGAGACTAACCTCAGGGCCTATCTTCTTCTGGACTGCAGCGCCTCCATGGGATACAGCTCCGGCGCCAGCGTCAGTAAGCTGAACTATGCCTGTTCGCTTGCAGCCGCGCTCTCGTACCTGATGCTTCGCCAGCAGGACTCGGTGGGCCTCCTGACTTTCACGAGCCAGATAAGGAAGTACGTTCCTCCGCGCTCAGCGAAGGGGCATCTCAAGGTAATACTGGCAGAACTCAACGGGTTGTCCGCCGGAGACACCACGAACGTTTCAAGGAGTTTGGAGCTTCTGGCGCGCAGAATAAGGCGCAGAGGTCTGATAATTCTCTTTTCTGACCTGATGGACGATCAGCGCGCTGTCCTGAGCGGGCTGAAGCACTTCAGACACAGAAAGCACGAGGTGATAGTCTTTCATCTGCTGGACCAGAGCGAAATAGGCTTCCCGTTTGATGAAGAGCTTGCATTCGTGGACATGGAAACGCACGAAGAAGTCATTGCTAATGCAAGGCAAATAGGAGCTCGCTACAAGCGCAGCATAGAGCGCTGGACGGCCGAGTACAGGAGACAGTGTCACGAACATCTAGTGGAATATGCGCTCCTCTGCACCTCTACCCCTTATGATGTTGCCCTCACGCGCTACCTGGAAAAGAGGGCAAGGTTACATTAG
- a CDS encoding ParB/RepB/Spo0J family partition protein, producing the protein MARKVLGRGIKTLLPEDIGLTTMRPSAGLLEIPVDEIKRNPRQPRSSMNERALAELSESIRLRGVIQPVVVRRTDTGYELVAGERRFLACKKAGFNKIPAIVKEAGEEDSMELALIENIQREDLNSVDEARAYRTLMSEFSLTQDELAMKVGRERSSVANCLRILKLPDTILDMIASGAISSGHGRALLSLEETGEQISIARKAAAKGMSVRETEALVNRLIRRRKRPGHGRARPSEIVDLEDKLRSFLATSVRISWRGRKGKIEIEYYSNEELERILEQIGVLAHE; encoded by the coding sequence ATGGCTAGAAAAGTTCTTGGTCGAGGCATTAAGACATTATTACCAGAGGACATAGGGCTCACCACAATGAGACCGAGCGCCGGACTTCTGGAAATCCCCGTGGATGAAATAAAGCGCAATCCCAGGCAACCCAGAAGCTCGATGAACGAGCGGGCACTTGCCGAGCTGTCAGAGTCAATCAGACTGCGAGGAGTAATCCAGCCAGTGGTGGTCAGAAGAACCGACACCGGATACGAACTTGTGGCGGGGGAGCGACGATTTCTTGCGTGTAAGAAGGCTGGCTTCAATAAGATACCTGCGATCGTGAAGGAGGCCGGAGAAGAAGATTCGATGGAGCTCGCGCTGATCGAGAACATCCAGAGGGAAGACCTCAACTCGGTAGATGAGGCTCGAGCCTACCGGACTCTCATGTCTGAGTTCTCTCTCACGCAGGATGAGCTGGCGATGAAGGTTGGAAGGGAACGCTCGTCTGTGGCTAATTGCTTGCGTATATTGAAGTTACCGGATACGATCCTGGACATGATTGCGTCCGGGGCGATAAGCTCCGGCCACGGGAGAGCGCTTCTTTCTTTGGAAGAGACCGGCGAACAAATCTCCATCGCACGGAAAGCGGCGGCAAAAGGGATGAGCGTGCGGGAGACCGAAGCTCTGGTTAACCGGCTCATAAGAAGACGAAAGAGGCCGGGCCACGGAAGGGCACGCCCCTCGGAGATAGTCGATCTTGAGGACAAGCTGAGGAGTTTCCTGGCGACCAGCGTGCGCATAAGTTGGAGGGGGCGAAAAGGGAAGATCGAGATTGAGTACTACAGCAACGAAGAACTCGAGCGCATCCTGGAACAGATCGGCGTGCTGGCTCATGAGTGA
- a CDS encoding AAA family ATPase produces the protein MGRVIAVANQKGGVGKTTTAVNLSACLAYLGRKVLLLDVDPQGNASSGLGIDGDNAETSIYDVLVSGVPLEKAVVPGPLPTLEVVPSCQKLIGAEIELVGMLARESRLRSSMKEVRDKYDFCVLDCPPSLGLLTVNTLTAADSVLIPVQCEYYALEGIGQLLAAIRLVQQNLNPTLRIEGVLLTMYDSRLNLCQQVADETKNFFAERVYRTVIPRNVRLSEAPGFGKPILLYDSKCPGAQSYMELAKEVIENG, from the coding sequence ATGGGTAGGGTCATAGCTGTAGCTAATCAGAAGGGTGGAGTTGGGAAGACCACAACCGCCGTGAACCTGTCTGCCTGCTTGGCGTACTTGGGCCGGAAGGTGCTTCTGCTGGACGTGGATCCACAGGGGAACGCCTCAAGTGGGCTGGGAATCGACGGAGACAATGCGGAGACTTCCATCTACGACGTCTTGGTCAGCGGCGTCCCGCTCGAGAAGGCCGTCGTCCCCGGTCCGTTGCCCACGCTGGAAGTCGTCCCTTCGTGCCAAAAACTCATCGGCGCGGAGATAGAACTTGTTGGAATGCTCGCCCGCGAGAGCAGGCTCCGCAGCAGTATGAAGGAGGTCAGAGACAAGTACGATTTTTGCGTCCTTGACTGTCCTCCCTCGTTGGGATTGCTTACCGTCAACACTCTGACGGCTGCCGACTCGGTCCTGATTCCCGTGCAATGCGAGTACTACGCCCTGGAAGGAATTGGGCAACTTCTGGCTGCAATAAGACTTGTGCAGCAAAACCTAAACCCTACCCTCAGAATCGAGGGGGTTCTGCTTACCATGTATGACTCACGGCTGAACCTGTGTCAGCAGGTGGCAGACGAGACGAAGAATTTCTTCGCCGAGAGAGTGTATAGAACTGTGATACCAAGAAACGTTAGGCTCAGCGAGGCACCGGGGTTCGGCAAGCCGATCTTACTCTACGACTCCAAGTGCCCGGGTGCGCAGAGTTACATGGAACTGGCAAAGGAAGTGATCGAAAATGGCTAG
- a CDS encoding MoxR family ATPase: MEKNQLQHIEDLRNARQRVASELHKVIIDQERVVEELLVALFAGGHCLIVGVPGLAKTLLVSSIAKVLDLKFARIQFTPDLMPSDITGADILHEDPVTKSRVFKFVKGPIFSNIVLADEINRTPPKTQSALLQAMQEYEVTAAGETYKLDMPFFVLATQNPIELEGTYPLPEAQLDRFMFNVYIDYPSGADEKLIVTSTTGTAAPTLEHVLSAADVLGLQRTVRSVPVSDYVVDYAVRLVRATRPTQDGAPDFVKSWVNWGAGPRASQYLILGAKARAVLRGELTPSCEDVRQVATSVLRHRVLTNFSAEAEGVTATDLITKLLGTVPEEGRKA, encoded by the coding sequence ATGGAGAAGAACCAGCTACAACATATTGAGGACTTGAGAAACGCACGGCAGAGAGTTGCATCGGAACTTCACAAGGTCATCATAGACCAAGAGCGCGTAGTGGAAGAGTTGCTCGTAGCTCTGTTTGCCGGCGGGCACTGTCTGATCGTTGGTGTCCCGGGCCTCGCAAAGACTCTTCTGGTAAGCAGCATCGCCAAGGTGCTGGACCTCAAGTTCGCGAGGATTCAGTTCACGCCCGACCTCATGCCCTCCGATATTACCGGAGCCGACATCCTGCACGAGGATCCGGTTACGAAGTCGCGCGTCTTCAAGTTTGTCAAAGGCCCCATCTTCTCGAACATCGTTCTTGCGGACGAGATCAACCGTACCCCACCCAAGACACAGTCCGCCTTGCTCCAGGCAATGCAGGAGTACGAGGTGACTGCCGCCGGAGAAACCTACAAGCTGGACATGCCTTTCTTTGTCCTGGCCACGCAGAACCCAATTGAGCTCGAGGGAACCTACCCTCTTCCGGAGGCTCAGCTAGACAGGTTCATGTTCAACGTCTACATCGATTACCCCTCCGGAGCCGACGAGAAGCTCATAGTGACTTCGACGACCGGCACAGCCGCGCCCACGCTTGAACACGTGCTGAGCGCCGCTGACGTGCTTGGGCTGCAGAGGACTGTCAGGAGTGTACCCGTGAGCGACTACGTCGTGGACTACGCCGTTCGCTTGGTCAGGGCCACGAGGCCGACGCAGGACGGCGCTCCAGATTTCGTTAAGTCGTGGGTCAACTGGGGAGCAGGACCTCGGGCTTCTCAATACTTGATACTCGGGGCGAAGGCAAGGGCCGTTCTCCGCGGAGAGTTGACTCCTTCGTGTGAAGACGTTAGGCAAGTGGCTACGAGCGTCCTGAGGCACAGAGTCCTGACAAACTTTAGCGCCGAGGCCGAAGGAGTCACGGCGACAGACTTGATAACAAAACTACTCGGAACAGTTCCCGAAGAGGGGCGAAAGGCCTAA